DNA from Halorarum salinum:
CGCTCCCGGATCCGGAGGCCACGCGGCTCCGAGAGGGGTTCGACCCCGGAGAGCGCGTCGAGCACGTCCGGGTCCGGGTCGCGCTCGACGGCCTCGGCCGCCCACTCGCGCACCTCCTCGATGCGGGACCCGACCGGCGAGGGGTAGAGCGTCCGGAGCCGCTTTCGGGCGTAGTCGGTGACCGCGCGCTCCTGGAGCAGGCCCAGCGCGTCGGCGTACACCTCGTCGGCGCGGTCCGTGGCGGTCCACCCGCCGGGGTCGTCGTGGCGCCGGCGGATGGCGCCCTGCGCGACCGCGGCCGCCCGGCCCTCGGTCAGGCCGGGCGCGCGGGCGAGCGCCGCCACGTCGCCCGCGCGGAGGGCGGCCTCCGGGTCGTCCAGGGCGGCGAGCGCGTCGGCCGTCTTCTCGCCCACCCCCGGGATCGACGTGAACTCCATTCGCTCCGGGGGTCGGCGTCGGTCGTGAAAAGCGTTCCCGAGTGTGTGCCGGGTGGTGGCGGGAGGTCCGATTCGGCGGACTACGAGCCTGCTATCGGTCGATGGCGCCGTCAGTTCGAACGGCTGGTCGAACTAGCAGACCACTACCGCTTGCCCGCTGGCGTCCACCAGCCTCCCCAGCCGATTCCCTCGCGCCCGGCGCGCCACAGGAGCGCGCCGGCTCGCTCATCTTACCTCGGAGCACGCTCCTCCTCGGAACTCACCCTCGCTGCGCTCACGTGAGCCTCGTGCGGGGCCGCCGCGCGCCACCCCTGCTGCCATCGCGACCGCCAGTTGGCCGGGGAGCGGCCGTCCCGGTGGACTACCCGCGGCGACCACGAGCGGTAGTCGGGCCCGCGTCGCTCGGCCGAACCTCCGGCGGGGGGGACAGAACGGGGCCGCGGGGGCTTTCGCGGTCGTCGCAGTCCCCGTTCCCACGGCGATATCCAGTAGAATCCACGGGAAGCATCGGCACACATCCGAAAGACGTAATCGGCGCACGCGAATCCCCACCTACATGGACGCCTACGAGCGGATCACCCGGAACGCGTCCGAGGTGATCACCGAGGAGGAGGTGCGGGCGCTGGCCGCAGAGCCCGAGGGCAGGCGGGCGTACGTCGGCTACGAGCCGTCCGGCGTCCTCCACATCGGCCACATGCTCACCGCGAACAAGCTCATCGACCTCCAGGAGGCGGGGTTCGAGATCGTCGTCCTGCTCGCGGACGTGCACGCCTACCTCAACGACAAGGGCACCTTCGAGGAGATCCGCGAGACCGCCGAGCGGATGAAGCGGCAGTTCGTCGCCTACGGGCTCGAGGAGGAGAACACCGAGTTCGTGCTCGGCTCGGAGTTCCAGCTCGACGAGGACTACGTGCTCGACCTCCACCAGATCGAGCTCTCGACCACGCTCAACCGCGCGCAGCGGGCGATGGCCGAGATCCAGGGCGGCGGGGCCGCGAAGGTGAGCCACGTCGTCTACCCGCTGATGCAGGCGCTCGACGTCGAGTACCTCGACCTCGACCTCGCCGTCGGCGGGATGGACCAGCGGAAGGTCCACGTGCTCCACCGCGAGGTCGTCCCCGACCTGGGCTACGAGGCCCGCCCGTGCCTGCACACGCCGATCATCGCCAACCTCGACGACGGCGTCGGGAAGATGTCCTCCTCGACGGGCGTCACCATCTCGATGGAGGACTCGACCGAGGCGATCGAGGAGAAGGTCAACGCGGCCTACTGCCCGCCGACGCGCGACCCCGACCCCGACGGGGAGGGGAACGAGCGGCGGAACCCCGTCCTGGAGATCTTCCAGTACCACGTGTTCCCCCGGTTCGAGACGGTCGTCGTCGAGCGCCCCGAGCAGTACGGCGGCGACCTGGAGTACGACGAGTACGAGGCGCTCGCGGCCGACCTCGAGTCGGGTGAACTCCACCCCGCGGACGCGAAGGGCGCGCTCGCCCGGTACCTCGACGAACTCGTGGCCCCCGGCCGCGCGGTGCTCGCCGAATACGACGGGGAGTAGCGAGGAGAGCCCTCCCGTCGACGGGTGGCGTTCCCCGCGTCGACGGCTCCGCCCGATCGGTTTCTCGCCGCCCCGTCGGACCGTGCCGCCCGTTCACGTGCTCCTCGAAGTGAAACCCGAACTTCCATTATAACGGTCTTTTAGGTCCAAAAACAGTTAACTGAGAGCCGCACTTATCCACGAATGAGCAAAACTGATGGCTCGCGCTGAACGCGCGGCCGGAACCGCTCGTGATCGACCGTGACCGCCACTGCCCACGCCCACTCGACCGCCGACCCCGCCGCCGAACAGTCGTTCGACCGCATCGTCGTCGCCGTCGCCGACCCGGACGACGCCGCGGCGCTCGCCGACGTCGCGACGTCGCTCGCGGCCGCCCACGGCGCGACCGTCCACGCGCTCTCGGTCGTCGACATGGAGGCCGGGGGCGGCCACTGGGACATCGTCGTCGAGCGTCACGAGGCCGACGCCACGGCCGCCGTCGACGCCGTCGCGGAGCGGGTGGCCGAGGCCGGCCTCGACGCGGTCAGGCACGTCCGCTACGGGAGCCCCGACGAGACCATCGCCGCCTACGCCGCCGACCACGGGGCGGACCTCATCGTGATGGGCGCCGGCGCTCGGTCGGGGCTCAGGCGGTTCGTCTCCGCCGGCAGCACCACGCCGCGCGTCCAGCGCCGCTCGTCGGTGCCGGTGCTCGCGGTGCCCGAGACGAGCGAGGAGTAGGCGAAGGCGGTTCCGCAGGGTTCCCGGAGGCGGGGGGCGTGACGCCGCGGTCGGGGACCGTCAGGCGATCGGTCGGTGGAGATGCGCGGCGTGAATCGTTCTCGCAGCGGGGGACCGACGCCCTGATCGGCCGCCGTCAGTCCGCGACGTCCCCCTGGCTCGCCCCGCCGTCGTCGGATCCGTACCCGTGGAGGTGGATCTCCCCGGGAACGGCGAACGAACTGATCCCGGCGTAGTGGGGCATCTCGCCGGTCGCCGCCTCCAGGAGGAGCCAAACGACGACCCGCTCACCCTGGATGGGTTCGCCGTCGGCGTACTGCTGGGGGTGATAGAACGCCCGTTCGACGTCCGGGTCCATCGTACGGGTCGCCGTGCCCTCGCCCGGACCGATCTCGTTCTCCTTCGGTCGGACGACGACGATTTCGGCGTCGCCGTCCAGCACGACATCGACCGTCTCCGGCCCGTTCGGATTGGTGAACCGGACCTTCGTCCCCGGCTCACCCTTGAGGTAGAACTCCTCGGTTCTCGTCCGCCACTCGTTTCCGTCGAACACCCGCGTCTCGACGCCGTCGGTCGTGCCGGGAGTCACGTCGAACGCCGTCGCCGACGTGTAGTGTTGAACGACCATCTCGTCCCCTTCACCCCACTCGACCTCGTCCGTGTGCGCCTTGTGTTCGGTCGCGTACCCAGGCCCCTGGCGCCGCCAGATCGGCCGCATCTCGCCGTCGCCGAAGAACTCGTGGGAGATGTCGTAGTTGTACGGACCGAACTGCATTCCCGAGTGGAAGTCGACGCTCTGTCTACCCTGGGCGCCGGTGTGGTAGTGGGTCTTGAGCCGGAACCCGCCGGGATGGCTCCCCGTCTCGGGGTAGTCGATCTTCCCGAGCATCCCGGGGCCGCCGAACTCAACGCTGTGGATGTCCCAGTACAGGAGGCTCCCCGCGAAGAGCGGCTCGTCGTCGGGGAAGTACCAGTCGGAGATGCTCCGACCCTCCCGCGGCGGGAGCATGTACCCGGTGTACGTGACCGGATTGTCGAGTGCGGCGAACACCGGCTTGCCGTTGTAGTCGGCCCTGATCGTGATTCCCTGGGTCTCCGGGGGCCGCCACTCGATGCTCCACCCGTTCTGCTCGAAGGACCGATCCGGTTCCTCGAACCGGTGGAACCCCTCGTTGGCCGTGTAGAAGGGACGGTTCTCGAAGGGAACCCCCGGGACCTGCCCCTGGACCGTCGCCTCGTCGGGCGTGATCTGGCGGGCGAGTCGCTGGACCGGGATGTCGACGAAGTCCTCGATGCGGCCGACGTGGACGAGTTCCAGTTCCTCGCCGGACACGTCGACGAACGTCGAGACGACCGCCACGCCCTCGCCGGTGTTGACGACGAAAAGCACCGGGCTCACGTCCATGTGGGCGAGCCCGTAGGCCGATGTGATGCTCTCGCCGACCTTGAACATCGGATACCACTGGGTCCCGTCGAGGTGCCGTTGGACCTCCGGCTGCTGGGACAGGAACCGCCCCCGGTCCAGCGCCGTCTGGTCCCCGCTGTAATCCTCCTGCCAGGGGACGTCCCTCGGTTCCGTCGCCTCCAGCGCCAGGAGTTCGTTCTCCCACCGATCGACGATCCCGTAGATCGTCCGCCGGGAGACCGCGGTGACGTCGAACACGCCCCGGTCGAGGTTCCCCTCGATTCGGACGTCCTCCGGCCCCTGGATGCTGACCATGTCCAGGTGATTGGTCAGCGGTTCGTGAGCCTGGAAGCTCGCGACCCAGTTGCTCGCGACCTCGTTGACCATCGGGTCGCGCAACAGAACCTCGATCGCCTCCTTCTTCCGCGCGCTGTAGATGCGCTCGTAGTTGTGGTTCGCGAAGTCGCGCGGCGAGACGCGTCGCGCCGTGTCGATCCGTCGGCTCCCGGACTGCTGGCCGCCGCCGGCGGCACCGTTGCCGGGGCCGTCCTCCCGTGCCCCGGCGACGTCCGCTCCCGATCCGAGCACCGTCGCCACTCCGGCCGCCTGCATGAGCCCCCGGCGATACCACCCTTCGATACGCTGGTCGGACCTCTCCTCGGACATGGGAGTGGGCAGTGACAGCGCGAGAATATAACGATTGTTTCGGCTAAATAGTGGACGGTTACCTGATGACCACGTACACTGAGTCGTCGTTCATGAGCCAAGCAGCGATGGCTGGAAATGGTGTACCGTTCGTGTTCGGTCGATGGCGGCAGCGGGCGCACACGGTCGCCCCGCAACCGCGACGGTGCCGCTCCCGAACTGCCGACGGCGTCGACGCCCGCTCAGGCGAAGCCGAACTGTCGCAGCAGGTTCGTCGCGAGCCCCTTCACCACGAGCCCCGTCCCCGCGATGACCAGCGCGATGCCGGCCGCGACGACGGGGTCGGCGTACGCGACGAGCGCGATGCCGCCCACGAGCAGCAGGAGGCCGACGATGCCGACCGTGCCGAGTCTGTCGAGCATACCCCTCGTCTCGTCGCCGTCGCCTAAACCGCCCCGGTCTCCCGCATCCCGGCGATTTTAAACCCCGCCCCGCCGAACTGTTCCCCGACATGAGCGACGACGACTCCGGCGGGCGCGAGAACCTCCGGATGCCCGACGACGACGAGGTGTTCGCCGAGGTGACGAACATGCTCGGCGCCAACCGCGTGGCGGTCCGGTGTGCCGACGGCACCGAGCGGACCGCCCGCATCCCCGGCCGGATGCAGAAGCGCATCTGGATCCGGGAGGGCGACATCGTGCTCGTGGAGCCGTGGGACTGGCAGGACGAGAAGGCCGACGTGACGTGGCGCTACGAGAAGGCCGAGGCCGACCAGCTCCGCGAGGAAGGTCACATTCAGTAGGTCGCTCGGTCGATTCGGTCGCCGGCGTGTTCGATTCCCTCGAACTGTCTGTACGTCGGTTAGAGTTCCGTCTGCCATGCACAGCGGTTTTAGCCAACAACTAAGGAGGGTCGGTCAACATGCACCTTCATGCGCCCCGATCGGTCTTCCCTCCAGTCGGCCTTCGGCAAGACGGTATCGGCCTTCGTACTCTCGATGGGCTGGGCAGCGGACGCCGTGAATTCGGCAGGTGGTGTGATTTGGCGATCACTTCGTCGCCTTGCGCACCTCGTCCGGACCCGGTGGGAGAGCAGTAAACGCAGAACAAGCGAGTTCCTTTCAGGCCCAGCGAAGCAGTTCGCGTCCGGTCCACTTCGCGTGTCACTCACCGGCCGTCGAACCGATGTCTCGCTCCTCGTCGTTCTGTTGGCCCCCGTGCTGGCGCTTGCAGCAACCTGGTGGGTCAGTTCGACGGTCGGGTACGAGGCCCTCGTAACGTGGGTCCGCGGAACGTGGTTCGGGACCAATCCCTCGCTGGCGGTCTTCGCCGCTGCCGGCGGATTGGTTGTACTGGGGTCCATCAGCGCGGCAGTTAATTCCGGGATTCTCCCGACGTCACTGCTCGTGAGCGCTCCGATATTCGGTGCCGCCGTTACCCGATACGGGACGACCGTCTCCTACTCCTGGGGAACTCAGGTTGTCTCACTCCCGAACGCAGTCGGGATGGCGACTCTCCTTGCCCTGAGCTTCGGACTCCCCATCGCAGTCACCGGTTTCCTTCTCGGAAGTCTCTTCCGTCGAACCGTGACCGTCTTCCGCGGTCAGTCGGGTCCTGCCTCTCCCGTTGAGAACCCATGAAGAACCGGGAGAACTCTCGCAGCGTCGAGCGCGAAAACGCTTGATCGTCGAGGAGGACTTCCCCACGGACGTCGATTGGAAGATCCCAGTCCGACGCATTCGCAGACGTGTTTACCGGCCGTTTCGAGCGATTTCGGACTGAAACACGAGGCTTCGATGGAGATGCGGGTTCCACGTTCACGCTATCTCCGTCCGTCCTCCACGAACCCCAAAGACGGTATCCGCGGTTTCACTCGGCGCTTCACACGACCTCCGGCAATACACCTATTACCGCCACCGCCACCGCCACCACGCCGACGACGATGGAGTAGGTGAAGTTCACGAGCGTCCCGGCCAGATACCACGTCGTGTCGCCGCTGGTCATGTCCTCCCGACGCACGATGGACTTCGCGGCGAACACCAGTCCGAGCGCGGTGTAGGCGCCGACGAACACCAGCGTCAGCACGAGCACGTTCTCGCACTTCCCGACGACCCGGCCGGTGTCGCGCTGGCCCTCGTTGACGCCCGCCGTGAGATCGGTGCCGGTCCAGCGCCGGAGGAAGTAGTCGACGACGCGGGTGCTCGTCGCGAGCAGGAACGCGTAGCCGAGGAGGTACGTCGTCCCCGCGACGACCGCCGCTCCGGGCCCGCCGGCGACCGGTCCCGTCTGGAGTATCGTCACGGTCCGCTCGGCGGGAGGTGAAAAGGTTACTGCCCGCGCTCGTCGGCACCCGACGCGAGCGCGCGGTTCAGTCGCTCCTCCGCCCGGCGGACGCGATCGTACTGGGCCGCCCGGAGCGTCTTCGAGATGGCCTGCTTGCTCACGCCGAACTCCTCCGCGACGCGCACCTGCGTCCCCTGGACCCGGTAAGCCCTGGCGACCTCCATCTGTCGCTCGGTCCACCCCTCCCTGACGGCGAGCGCGAGGTCCCCGGCCGCCGTCGCGAGGTCGTCGACGGACGGGTCGCCCGTCTCGACGACGAAGTTCCCGTCCCCGCTCGCGAGGTCGGCGAGCAGTTCGTCCGCCCGGTGGAACGCGGGGCCGTCCATCGTGCGGACGTCGGTCGAGTCGGGGTTCACGTCCACCTCGCCGCGCACGACGGCGTAGCGCGCGACGGTCGGGTGGAGCCCCTCCTGGACGGCGCGGACGACGCCGTAGATCGTACCCCGCCCGGTCAGCGTCCCGCCGAACTCGTCGACGCCCTTCAGGGGGGTGAACGGGGCGCCGACGTCGGCCCCGTACTCGTCGTTCGCGCCCGCGAGCGCGGCCCGGAGTTCCCGTCGGAGTCGGTCCCGCTCGGGAACGTCCCGGGACCCGACGACGTCGCCCAGTACCACGTACGTCCGTTCGTCCCCCTCCATCGTCAATCGATTCGGGTTGTCCTTCCGGAGACAACCGTAAATAGGTGACTATCGTCGAACAACGACATCCGGTTTACTCTACGTAGACAACTATATTAGGCTGACTTCGTTGCCGGTCGCGGACGAGGCAACCCGTTCTCGTCACGGCGTCGCGGCGGGCGACCTGTGGGGCTTTTCACGCCGGGAGACGTAGCGTCGGTGAATGACCGAAGAGTTCGGCTTCGTCGACCAGGAGGAGGCGGAGGCGCCGGGCGACGAGTGGGAGTCGCTCGACGTCTCCGACGACGAGGCCGACCGCATCGCCCGTCGGCAGGACGCCGACTTCGACGAGTTCCGCATCCGGGTGAAGGACACCGAGCAGTTCAAGGTCGAGGCGTCGGTGTTCGACGACGCGACGCTCGCGGCCGTCTACAAACTGGTGCAGGACGGCCACATCGGCGCCTTCGGCGGGCCGGTTTCGACGGGCAAGGAGGCGAACGTCTACGAGGCGCTCGGACACGACGGCGAGGAGCTCGCCGTGAAGGTGTACCGCATCAACGCCTCGAACTTCCACCACATGCGCGAGTACCTCCAGGGGGACCCGCGCTTCGAGGGCATCGGGTCGGACAAGAAGAAGGTCGTGCTCGCGTGGGTGCGCAAGGAGTTCGCGAACCTCCGGCGGGCGAAGGCGGCGGGCGTGCGCGTCCCCGAGCCGATCGCAGTCCAGCGGAACGTCCTCGTGATGGACCTCGTGGGGCACGCGGACGACCGCGCCCGCAGGCTCTCGGAGGTGGAGGTGGAGAACCCCGAAACGGCCTACGAGGTCGTCCGGGAGTACATGCGCCGGCTCTACTCGGCGGGGCTGGTCCACGGCGACCTCTCGGAGTACAACATGATCATCCACGAGGGGGAGCTGTTCGTCATCGACCTCGGCCAGGCGGTGACGGTCCACCACCCGAACGCCCGGGAGTTCCTCGAGCGCGACTGCGAGAACGTCGCCTCCTTCTTCTCCCGGCAGGGGCTCGACGTGACCGGCGAGGAGCTTCACGAGTACGTCACCCGACCGGAGCCGGAGCCGTCGGCGGATCTGGAGTGAGCCGCGGCGGGGACCCGCGGCGCGGAACCTCCGCCGTGAGTACCCCGGCGAACGCGTGCCCCCGCATCCGGACGGCCCCGAACGTCACTGCTCCTGCTCGGGCGTCGTGAACGGGAGCGTCGTGGTCGTCCGCTGGGTGACGATGGCGGTCCGGACGACGAACGAGGCCAGCACGGCCAGGGGGAGAAAGCAGACCGCCACGGCGACCGGCACCACTGCCGACAGCGTCTGACGCGCTATCGACGAGATGCCCGACCCGGTGAACGAGAGCAGGAGGACGGCCGCAACCGCCTCAGCGAGGGCCCCGGTGTACAGCAGCACCCGCGAGAGGGAGGAGAGCTCCTCCTGCAGGTAGATCCCCTTGAAGTACTGCCGGGCCACGTCGACGTCCTGGAACCGGTCGACGAGCCGGTCGAGCGAGTCCATGACCGGCTGCGGGAGCTCGTCGCCGTGCCGCGACCGGATCCGCCGGATGCGGTTGATCTTTCGGGCGTAGTTCGTCGTCAGCGTCACCGAGAGCACCTCGAACGTGCCGGTCCCGGAGCGCTCCAGCAGCCCGTCGACGCGGTCCATCTGTTCGGTGACGCTCGCGACGAGGTCGTCGATCTCCTCGCGCCGCTCCGTCTCGACCGTGTCGGCGGTCACCCCGCCGAGCCGCTGGGCCTCCTGCTGGGTGTTGTCGAACAGCATCCGGAGGAACTCCAGCGGCTCCACCGGCGCGACGTGACCCGCCGCCTCCTCGACGTCGCGCCGGTAGTCGACGACGTCATCCATCTGCGATCTGAGCTCGCCGGGCTCCTGCAGTTCCCGGGAGAGCAGCAGCTGGTTGATGGAGACGACGACCGTGACGAGCGTGAGGTTCCCGCTGACGAAGCCGCCGAACAGGTAGGTGAGCCCGCCGACCTCGTCGAGCGGGATCAGGCCCGACCGCTCCAGCGACGCGACCGCGACGAGGAACAGCAGCACGCCGAGGGCGGCGATCAGGAGCCGGTTCCCGCCGAGGAGGAACCACTCCGCCCAGCCCCCCGTCGAGCGGGCGCTGGACCGGTCCTCCCGGGCGTCGGCCTCCCCGTCGGCGTCGCTCATCCGGGTTCGGTTGGCCGCAGAGCGGCGAAAGCGCGGCGGCTGATGGCGAAAGCCGCTTAACCGGGAGCGGCACGGGAGGGGGCGGGACGGAGCGGGGGACGGGGAACGATCGGACCCGCGGAACCCGCCGAAGGAACCCTTAAACACGTCCGGCGGGAACTCGGATGCATGAGCACCCAACACGTCAAGGTCCCCCAGGACCGCATCGGCGCGGTCATCGGCGAGGGGGGTGAGACCATGCGCGAGATCGAGCGACGCGCGGAGGTGCGCCTCGACATCGACTCGGAGTCCGGGTCGGTCGCGATCGACACCGTGGGCGACCCCGTGCGGGGGATGATGGCGCCGGACATCGTCCGCGCCATCGGCCGCGGGTTCACCCCGGAGTCGGCCCTCTCGCTGCTCGAGCACGACCTCCGGCGGTTCGACCTGATCGACCTGGCCGCGAAGACCCGCAACAGGAACGACCTCCAGCGACAGAAGGGCCGGCTCATCGGCGAGAACGGCCGGACGCGGCAGCTGATGGAGGAGCTCTCGGGGGCCGAGGTCGTCATCAAGGGGACGACGCTGGGCGTCATCGGCCAGCCGGAGGAGGTGGAGGCGGTGCGACGCGCCGCGGGGATGATCCTCGACGGCGCCCCCCACGGGGCGGTGTACTCGTTCCTCGAGCGCAAGCACAACGAACTCCACGGCGTGCCGGACCTCTCGCCCGAGGCCGAGGGCTCGCGCTGAGATCGGCCGGTTTCCGGCCGAACGGCTCCCGGGCGGCCCGCGGCCGCCCGCGATCCATTTAAATACCTTCGTGTTAACCAATGGCATACGTGTGAATCGAGGTGTGTGAGGGAGTCTGTCAGTCCGGTGCCGACACTTTTTTATAGAATTGGGAACAATCACCGACCGTCATGTCTCAACGTCAGCGGATGGGCAACCAGCCCATGATCGTGCTCTCGGAGGACAGCCAGCGCACGTCCGGAAAGGACGCGCAGTCGATGAACATCACGGCCGGCAAGGCCGTCGCCGAGTCCGTCCGGACGACGCTCGGCCCGAAAGGGATGGACAAGATGCTCGTGGACTCCTCGGGCGGCGTCGTCGTCACGAACGACGGCGTGACCATCCTGAAGGAGATGGACATCGACCACCCCGCGGCGAACATGATCGTCGAGGTGTCCGAGACCCAGGAGGACGAGGTCGGCGACGGCACCACGACCGCCGTGGTCATCGCGGGCGAACTCCTCGACCAGGCCGAGGAGCTGATCGACTCGGACGTCCACGCGACCACCATCGCGCAGGGGTACCGACAGGCCTCCGCGAAGGCCAGCGAACTCCTCGAAGAGAAGGCCATCGACGTCGCCGCCGAGGACCGCGAGACGCTCGAACAGATCGCCTCGACCGCGATGACGGGCAAGGGCGCCGAATCCGCCCGCGACGCGCTCGCCGAACTCGTCGTTGACGCCGTGCTCGCGGTGCGTGACGAGGACGGCGTGGACACCGACAACGTCTCGGTCGAGACGGTCGTCGGCGGCTCCATCGGCAACTCGGAGCTCATCGAGGGCGTCATCGTCGACAAGGAGCGCGTCGACGAGAACATGCCCTACCTCGTCGAGGACGCCGACGTCGCGCTGTTCGACGGCGCCCTCGAGGTGCAGGAGACCGAGATCGACGCCGAGGTCAACGTCACCGACCCCGACCAGCTCCAGCAGTTCCTCGACCAGGAGGAGAAGCAGCTCCGCGAGATGGTCGACAAGCTCGTCGACGTCGGCGCCGACGTCGTGTTCGTCGGCGACGGCATCGACGACATGGCCCAGCACTACCTCGCCCAGGAGGGCATCCTGGCGGTCCGCCGCGCGAAGGACTCCGACCTGAAGCGGCTCGCCCGCTCGACGGGCGGCCGCGTCGTCGCGAACCTCGACGACATCGAGGCCGACGACCTCGGCTTCGCCGGCTCCGTCGGCCAGAAGGACATCGGCGGCGACGAGCGCATCTTCGTCGAGGACGTCGACGACGCCAAGTCCGTCACGCTCGTCCTCCGCGGGGGCACCGAGCACGTCGTCGACGAGGTCGAGCGCGCCATCGAGGACTCGCTCGGCGTCGTCCGCACGACCCTCGAGGACGGGCAGGTCCTGCCGGGCGGCGGCGCCCCGGAGACCGAGCTCGCGCTCGAACTCCGCGACTTCGCCGACTCCGTCGGCGGCCGCGAGCAGCTCGCGGTCGAGGCGTTCGCCGACGCGCTGGAGGTCATCCCGCGCACGCTCGCCGAGAACGCCGGTCTCGACCCGATCGACTCGCTCGTGGACCTGCGCGCCAAGCACGACGGCGGCCAGTTCGACGCCGGCCTCGACGCCTACACCGGCGACGTGGTCGCCATGGAGGGGGAGGGCGTCGTCGAGCCCCGCCGCGTGAAGACGCAGGCGATCGAGTCCGCGACCGAGGCGGCCGTCATGCTCCTGCGCATCGACGACGTCATCGCGGCCGGCGACCTCAAGGGCGGCGGCACCGACGACGGCGGCGACGACGAGATGCCGCCGGGCGGCGGCGGCATGGGCGGCGGCATGGGCGGCATGGGCGGCATGGGCGGCGCGATGTAAGCGTCGGCCAGGACCACACCCCCACCGCGCCCCGTCGCACCGCTCCCCGAACGCTCGATTTCTTTCGGACCCGCCGACCGGATAGCCGCCGCGCCGTCCCGGACACGCCGAACCGGGGCGCCGCGCCGCGGGCGCCGAACTCGGCGGGCTTTTGTCGGCCCCGGAACACCCGGTGGTATGAACGGCTCCGGCCGCGCGGACGCCGCGGCGGTCGCCGGCGAGCACCGGGCCGCCCTCGACGCGCTCGCGGCCGACCTCTCCGGCGGCACCCCCCGCGACGACGGCTCCTGGCGGCCCGTCGTCGACGCCGCGCTCGTCCGGCCGGGCGACCCGGCGTACGACGACGCGCGGACGGTGTGGAACGGCGCGGTCGAGGCGTACCCCGCCGCGGTGGCGTACGCCGGCGACGAGGACGACGTCGTCCGGGTCGTCGAGATGGCCCGGGGGACGGGTCTCGGCGTCGCAGTCCGGTCGGGCGGCCACTCGGTCGCCGGCGCCTCGACCTGCGACGGCGGCCTCGTCCTCGACTGCTCCCGGCTGACGGGGGTCGAGGTGGATCCCGAGGCGGGCGCGGCGACGGTCAAACCCGGCGCGACGCTCGGCGACGTGGACGGGGCGACCCGGGCGCACGGCCTCGCCACGCCGCTCGGGGTCGTGCCCGACACCGGCGCGACGGGGCTCACGCTGGGGGGCGGCACGGGGTATCTCACCCGCGCCCACGGCCTGGCCTGCGACCGCCTGACCCGGATCGACCTCGTGACGGCCGACGGCGAACGGGTGACCGCGAGCGACGACGCCAACCCGGACCTGTTCCGGGCGCTCCGCGGGGGCGGCGGCAACTTCGGCGTCGCCGTCGAACTGGCGTTCGACCTGGTCGACCTGGACCACGGGGTCGCGACCTGCGACGCGTGGTACCGCTTCGGCGACGACGCCCACGCGGCGGGGTTGCTCCGGGCGTACCGCGACCTGCTCGCGGACGCAGACCGGGGGACGAACGTCTCGCCGTACGCGGCCGTCGTGCCGGAGGGCGAGGGGTTCCCGGCCGACGCGGTCGGCGACCTCGCGCTCTGCTTTCTCGGCGTCCACGCCGGCGACCCGGACCGCGGCGAGGCCGAACTCCGCCCGTATCGGCGCCTCGACGACGACGCGCTGCTGGCCGACCGGGCCGAGCGGATGGACTACCTCGACCTCCAGTCCCTGCTCGCCGACGGCTCCCCGCAGGGGGACCGCTACTACTGGAAGTCCG
Protein-coding regions in this window:
- a CDS encoding tyrosine--tRNA ligase; its protein translation is MDAYERITRNASEVITEEEVRALAAEPEGRRAYVGYEPSGVLHIGHMLTANKLIDLQEAGFEIVVLLADVHAYLNDKGTFEEIRETAERMKRQFVAYGLEEENTEFVLGSEFQLDEDYVLDLHQIELSTTLNRAQRAMAEIQGGGAAKVSHVVYPLMQALDVEYLDLDLAVGGMDQRKVHVLHREVVPDLGYEARPCLHTPIIANLDDGVGKMSSSTGVTISMEDSTEAIEEKVNAAYCPPTRDPDPDGEGNERRNPVLEIFQYHVFPRFETVVVERPEQYGGDLEYDEYEALAADLESGELHPADAKGALARYLDELVAPGRAVLAEYDGE
- a CDS encoding KH domain-containing protein gives rise to the protein MSTQHVKVPQDRIGAVIGEGGETMREIERRAEVRLDIDSESGSVAIDTVGDPVRGMMAPDIVRAIGRGFTPESALSLLEHDLRRFDLIDLAAKTRNRNDLQRQKGRLIGENGRTRQLMEELSGAEVVIKGTTLGVIGQPEEVEAVRRAAGMILDGAPHGAVYSFLERKHNELHGVPDLSPEAEGSR
- a CDS encoding universal stress protein, with product MTATAHAHSTADPAAEQSFDRIVVAVADPDDAAALADVATSLAAAHGATVHALSVVDMEAGGGHWDIVVERHEADATAAVDAVAERVAEAGLDAVRHVRYGSPDETIAAYAADHGADLIVMGAGARSGLRRFVSAGSTTPRVQRRSSVPVLAVPETSEE
- a CDS encoding DUF7470 family protein, translating into MLDRLGTVGIVGLLLLVGGIALVAYADPVVAAGIALVIAGTGLVVKGLATNLLRQFGFA
- the thsA gene encoding thermosome subunit alpha, encoding MIVLSEDSQRTSGKDAQSMNITAGKAVAESVRTTLGPKGMDKMLVDSSGGVVVTNDGVTILKEMDIDHPAANMIVEVSETQEDEVGDGTTTAVVIAGELLDQAEELIDSDVHATTIAQGYRQASAKASELLEEKAIDVAAEDRETLEQIASTAMTGKGAESARDALAELVVDAVLAVRDEDGVDTDNVSVETVVGGSIGNSELIEGVIVDKERVDENMPYLVEDADVALFDGALEVQETEIDAEVNVTDPDQLQQFLDQEEKQLREMVDKLVDVGADVVFVGDGIDDMAQHYLAQEGILAVRRAKDSDLKRLARSTGGRVVANLDDIEADDLGFAGSVGQKDIGGDERIFVEDVDDAKSVTLVLRGGTEHVVDEVERAIEDSLGVVRTTLEDGQVLPGGGAPETELALELRDFADSVGGREQLAVEAFADALEVIPRTLAENAGLDPIDSLVDLRAKHDGGQFDAGLDAYTGDVVAMEGEGVVEPRRVKTQAIESATEAAVMLLRIDDVIAAGDLKGGGTDDGGDDEMPPGGGGMGGGMGGMGGMGGAM
- the eif1A gene encoding translation initiation factor eIF-1A, coding for MSDDDSGGRENLRMPDDDEVFAEVTNMLGANRVAVRCADGTERTARIPGRMQKRIWIREGDIVLVEPWDWQDEKADVTWRYEKAEADQLREEGHIQ
- a CDS encoding SatD family protein, yielding MEGDERTYVVLGDVVGSRDVPERDRLRRELRAALAGANDEYGADVGAPFTPLKGVDEFGGTLTGRGTIYGVVRAVQEGLHPTVARYAVVRGEVDVNPDSTDVRTMDGPAFHRADELLADLASGDGNFVVETGDPSVDDLATAAGDLALAVREGWTERQMEVARAYRVQGTQVRVAEEFGVSKQAISKTLRAAQYDRVRRAEERLNRALASGADERGQ
- the rio1 gene encoding serine/threonine-protein kinase Rio1, with product MTEEFGFVDQEEAEAPGDEWESLDVSDDEADRIARRQDADFDEFRIRVKDTEQFKVEASVFDDATLAAVYKLVQDGHIGAFGGPVSTGKEANVYEALGHDGEELAVKVYRINASNFHHMREYLQGDPRFEGIGSDKKKVVLAWVRKEFANLRRAKAAGVRVPEPIAVQRNVLVMDLVGHADDRARRLSEVEVENPETAYEVVREYMRRLYSAGLVHGDLSEYNMIIHEGELFVIDLGQAVTVHHPNAREFLERDCENVASFFSRQGLDVTGEELHEYVTRPEPEPSADLE